The Magnetococcus marinus MC-1 genome contains the following window.
ACCATCGAGTGTCAACCATACGGGGAGTTCTCGGTTTATGGCCGGGGTTGTGACTAAGCTGGCGGCCTGTAGTGAGCAAACGGGCAGCATGAGTAACAGATAAAACAGCGGTAATGATGGCTTATAGAATCTGCGCATCGGTGTATCTCTCCTAAGAAAAAAGAGGCATAAACCCTCTTTGGGTAAATGAAACAGAATAGAAAAAACGCTACGAATACGTTACATCTATTTGAATCTTAACGTTTTTAACATTTAGTTAGAGAGGGGGTTGAAGGAAATGTTCAACCAGATCTCAAATTTTATGCGGTCGTCAGAGCGTTGCGAGATGCTTGAGCAGCACAATCCTGCAAAAAGATTTTCAACTCGGGTTTTTAACAAGCGCACAGCAAGCAGATATTGTAGAATAAATTACACGCTATTGAATATATCGTTCAAATAAAACAAAATTATTTGTCGATAAAATCATTAAAAACAGGTGTCATAGCGTGGGGTCGTCTACCCGACTGGCCCCGCTTGTCTGCGCCTTTGGAGGGCGTTACCGCCTTAAATGCAGGGGGTTGCTTTGTCTATGAGGGTTCGCAAAGTTCTGCAAAAATGCATACTCCTCGTTACGCTCACACTGTTTGGTTGTCAAGATGAGCGGCAGGGGGAGTATACCCCTCTCTTTAGTGATACGCCGACTCAACACACCCAACGCTATATTTTTGGTGTTCACCCCCTGCATAATCCAGAGCGACTGTTTGCCATCTATCAACCCTTGGTGGATTATCTTAATCTTCATTTGCATGGGGTCCGCATTATTTTGGAAGCGTCGCGTAACTACGCCGCTTACGATAAAAAATTGTTTGCCGGATATTTTCACATGGCCTTGCCCAACCCCTATCAAACGGTGACCGCTCTGGAAAAGGGCTATCGGGTGTTTGGTAAAATGGGCGATGATCATAACTTTCGCGGCATCTTACTGGTGCGTAAAGATAAAAATATACGGCACGTAACCGATCTCAAAGGCCAAGTGGTAAGCTATCCAGCCCCCACAGCGTTGGCGGC
Protein-coding sequences here:
- a CDS encoding phosphate/phosphite/phosphonate ABC transporter substrate-binding protein, translated to MRVRKVLQKCILLVTLTLFGCQDERQGEYTPLFSDTPTQHTQRYIFGVHPLHNPERLFAIYQPLVDYLNLHLHGVRIILEASRNYAAYDKKLFAGYFHMALPNPYQTVTALEKGYRVFGKMGDDHNFRGILLVRKDKNIRHVTDLKGQVVSYPAPTALAATMLPQWFLHTHGVDVLRDIQNRYVGSQESSIMNVYLGESIAGATWPPPWRAFAKERPEIAQELEVKWSTMELPNNGLVMRDDVPAAFEQQIALLIFALHTHAEGKAILAPMELSRFEPAVAETYRPVQAFLQRFEAEVRPIRESP